The following coding sequences lie in one Arachis ipaensis cultivar K30076 chromosome B05, Araip1.1, whole genome shotgun sequence genomic window:
- the LOC107645074 gene encoding DNA mismatch repair protein MLH1 isoform X1 — protein MEIEHEESPVPPPEEEEAKEPPRIQRLSESVVNRIAAGEVIQRPVSAVKELVENSLDAHSTSINLLVKDGGLKLIQVSDDGHGIRLEDLPILCERHTTSKLSAFEDLQSIKSMGFRGEALASMTYVAHVTVTTITKGQLHGYRVSYRDGLMENEPRPCAAVKGTQIMVENLFYNMAARRKTLQNASDDYSKIVDLISRFAIQHINVSFSCRKHGATRADVHTVATSSRLDAIRSVYGISVARNLMKIEASDNNPATSIFEMQGYMSNANYASKKITMVLFINDRLVECSALKRAIEIVYAATLPKASKPFIYISIVLPPENVDVNVHPTKREVSLLNQEVIIEKIQSVIESRLRSSNETRTYQEQAADQCSLSRITSKEANLIPLPMGIRNSSSFFLGSRSQKVPVHKLVRTDSLDPAGRLHAYIQTKLDGHLEKRATLNAVRNSIRQRRNPKDSTDLTSVQQLLDDINSNCHPSMMDIVRHCTYVGMADDVFALLQHNTHLYLANVVNLSKELMYQQVLSRFGQFNAIQLSDPAPLKDLIILALKEEDLVSECNDDDNLKMNTELLKQKAEMLDEYFGIHIDKHGNISRLPVILDQYTPDMDHIPEFALCLGNDVNWEDERNCIQAVAAALGNFYAMHPPMLPNPSGKGLLFYKKRKMLDSCAEGNTCDVVGSDVINDKVEQELLSEAETAWTQREWSIQHVLFPSMRLFLKPPVSMATDGTFVRVASLEKLYKIFERC, from the exons ATGGAGATTGAACACGAAGAATCACCGGTACCACcaccagaagaagaagaagcgaagGAGCCACCGAGAATCCAGCGGCTGAGCGAGTCAGTGGTGAACCGAATAGCGGCTGGGGAGGTTATCCAGCGTCCTGTTTCTGCAGTGAAGGAGCTGGTCGAGAACAGCCTCGACGCCCACTCCACCTCCATCAACCTCCTCGTGAAGGACGGCGGCCTCAAGCTCATCCAAGTCTCCGACGACGGCCACGGAATTAGA TTGGAGGACCTGCCAATATTGTGCGAGAGGCACACGACCTCCAAGTTGTCTGCGTTCGAGGACTTGCAGTCCATAAAGTCCATGGGCTTCCGTGGAGAGGCCCTCGCTAGCATGACCTACGTCGCCCATGTCACCGTCACCACCATCACCAAAGGCCAGCTGCATGGTTACAGGGTCTCCTATAGAGATGGTCTCATGGAGAATGAACCCAGGCCTTGTGCCGCCGTTAAAGGAACACAGATTATG GTGGAGAATCTTTTCTACAACATGGCTGCAAGGAGGAAGACATTACAAAACGCTTCTGATGATTATTCTAAGATTGTCGACTTAATAAGTCGGTTTGCTATTCAGCACATTAATGTCAGTTTTTCTTGCAGAAAG CATGGAGCTACTAGAGCAGATGTCCACACAGTTGCCACATCTTCTAGACTTGATGCCATCAGATCTGTTTATGGCATCTCTGTTGCACGCAATCTGATGAAAATTGAAGCTTCAGACAACAATCCAGCTACTTCAATTTTTGAAATGCAGGGTTACATGTCCAATGCAAATTATGCTTCCAAGAAAATCACTATGGTGCTTTTTATCAATG ATAGATTGGTTGAATGCTCAGCATTGAAGAGAGCTATTGAAATTGTTTATGCAGCAACATTGCCAAAAGCATCTAAACCTTTTATATATATTTCAATTGTTTTACCACCTGAAAATGTTGATGTCAATGTGCATCCGACAAAGAGAGAG GTCAGCCTTTTAAACCAGGAAGTTATCATTGAGAAGATACAGTCAGTGATTGAATCAAGATTGAGGAGTTCCAATGAGACAAGGACATACCAAGAACAG GCAGCTGATCAATGTTCTCTGTCTCGTATTACTAGCAAGGAGGCTAACCTCATCCCTTTGCCAATGGGTATAagaaattcttcttctttctttttag GTTCAAGATCACAGAAGGTTCCAGTGCATAAGTTGGTTAGAACAGATTCATTAGATCCTGCAGGAAGATTACATGCCTACATCCAAACCAAGCTTGATGGACATCTTGAAAAGAGAGCTACTTTGAATGCAGTAAG GAACTCAATTCGACAAAGAAGGAACCCAAAAGATTCTACAGATCTAACTAGCGTCCAACAGCTTCTTGATGATATCAATAGCAACTGTCACCCAA GCATGATGGACATTGTAAGGCACTGTACATATGTTGGAATGGCAGATGATGTTTTCGCTTTGCTGCAGCATAATACTCATCTTTATCTTGCTAATGTTGTAAACTTGAG CAAAGAGCTTATGTATCAGCAAGTTCTTAGCCGTTTTGGCCAATTCAATGCTATACAACTAAGTGATCCAGCCCCCTTGAAAGACTTGATTATCTTGGCACTGAAGGAAGAGGATTTAGTTTCAGAATGTAATGATGATGACAACTTGA AGATGAACACAGAACTGCTGAAACAAAAGGCTGAAATGTTGGACGAGTATTTTGGAATTCATATTGACAAACATGGAAACATTTCTAGACTTCCTGTGATACTTGACCAGTATACACCTGACATGGATCACATCCCTGAGTTTGCTCTTTGCTTAGGCAATGAT GTTAATTGGGAAGATGAAAGGAATTGCATTCAGGCAGTTGCAGCTGCTCTGGGAAATTTCTATGCAATGCATCCACCAATGTTACCCAATCCATCTGGCAAGGGTTTGCTTTTTTATAAGAAGAGGAAAATGCTCGATAGTTGTGCGGAGGGGAATACCTGTGATGTTGTTG GGAGTGACGTGATCAATGATAAAGTTGAGCAAGAACTGCTTTCTGAAGCTGAGACTGCATGGACACAGCGTGAATGGTCAATACAACATGTGCTTTTTCCTTCCATGAGACTCTTTCTAAAACCACCTGTCTCTATGGCTACAGATGGAACCTTTGTTCGG GTAGCTTCATTGGAGAAACTATACAAGATTTTTGAAAGATGCTAG